A genome region from Balneolaceae bacterium includes the following:
- a CDS encoding APC family permease: MTDELQRAIKTPGAILMGLGSIVGTGIFVSIAIATQVSGNGIVIAIIIAAVLATLNGLSSAQLAAAHPVSGGTYEYGNKFINSYFGFTAGWMFLIAKSASAATAVLGCVGYLLYAFNSELSNWGMVAVGLLMLLIMTYLVSGGISRSNRANKYIVSVTLIGLASLVVAGLFVNGLPTQPIADAATDISVSSILYASALMFVAYTGYGRIATLGEEVAEPRTTIPRAIILAMVFIVILYLAVSLTALQVMGATAFGQTVEGEAAPLMMVAQVLSVPVIGPVITLAAITAMMGVLLNLILGLSRVILSMARRSDLPGSLAYIDSGTKSPMYAVWMTGAIIGILVLSGDVVFTWSFSAFTVLIYYAITNLSAFVMPEELRLYPRWIPAMGLLGCLFLTIWIEPQIFITGIALIAIGLLWHFITIRITS; the protein is encoded by the coding sequence ATGACAGACGAACTGCAGCGCGCCATAAAAACACCCGGTGCCATTTTAATGGGACTGGGGTCCATCGTTGGAACTGGGATATTTGTCAGCATTGCCATTGCCACCCAGGTATCCGGCAATGGAATTGTAATCGCTATCATCATAGCTGCCGTTCTTGCCACGTTAAACGGTCTCAGTAGTGCGCAGCTTGCAGCGGCTCACCCAGTAAGCGGAGGCACCTACGAATACGGAAATAAGTTCATCAATTCCTATTTCGGTTTTACCGCGGGATGGATGTTCCTAATCGCGAAATCAGCCTCGGCGGCTACCGCTGTGCTGGGCTGCGTGGGCTACCTCTTATATGCCTTCAACAGCGAATTGTCCAATTGGGGTATGGTAGCCGTCGGCCTCCTGATGCTTCTCATCATGACCTATCTGGTCTCCGGAGGAATCAGCCGCAGCAACAGGGCAAATAAATATATTGTATCCGTAACCCTGATCGGCCTTGCCTCACTGGTAGTTGCCGGGCTATTTGTCAATGGCCTGCCAACGCAGCCCATTGCCGACGCCGCTACCGACATTTCAGTTTCATCCATTCTATATGCTTCCGCCCTGATGTTTGTAGCCTACACGGGTTATGGACGTATTGCCACGCTCGGCGAAGAGGTGGCTGAGCCTCGCACGACCATACCCAGAGCCATAATCCTGGCTATGGTGTTTATAGTGATCTTGTATCTTGCCGTATCGCTTACCGCACTGCAGGTAATGGGAGCCACAGCGTTTGGTCAGACGGTGGAGGGCGAAGCGGCTCCACTGATGATGGTAGCCCAGGTATTGTCGGTGCCGGTAATCGGGCCGGTGATTACTCTGGCTGCCATAACTGCAATGATGGGCGTACTGTTGAATTTAATACTTGGTCTCTCCCGCGTAATACTCAGCATGGCTCGGCGTAGCGACTTGCCCGGCTCTTTGGCATACATCGATTCCGGCACCAAAAGTCCAATGTATGCCGTTTGGATGACGGGAGCAATTATTGGGATACTTGTATTGAGTGGGGACGTTGTATTCACATGGTCTTTCAGTGCGTTTACCGTTCTCATCTATTACGCCATCACCAACCTCTCCGCCTTTGTAATGCCGGAGGAGTTGCGATTGTACCCGCGTTGGATTCCGGCCATGGGCTTATTGGGATGTCTCTTCCTAACAATCTGGATTGAACCCCAAATTTTCATCACGGGTATAGCGCTGATTGCCATAGGGCTTCTTTGGCACTTCATTACCATAAGGATCACAAGCTGA
- a CDS encoding periplasmic heavy metal sensor, protein MITPNIIARITLATLLLPALLAGCGDNQNTQKQDSDYAGQQVRDIKAMTAEEVRGYLEGEGMGLSLVAELNHYPGPRHVLDLATELELTEAQLTQAEALFDRMKNRAVALGERYVAAERELNDLFENGGATSSKVDSLLTAIGGLQGQLRAVHVKAHIQMKEILSPQQITRYDQIRGYTGEGEEDASHEHHRP, encoded by the coding sequence ATGATAACTCCCAACATCATAGCACGAATCACCCTCGCCACACTCCTGCTGCCTGCACTCCTGGCTGGATGCGGGGACAACCAAAACACGCAAAAGCAGGATTCGGACTACGCAGGACAGCAAGTTCGCGATATTAAGGCAATGACCGCCGAGGAGGTGCGGGGCTACCTGGAGGGAGAGGGCATGGGACTCTCCCTGGTGGCCGAACTGAACCACTACCCGGGTCCCCGCCACGTGCTGGACCTGGCCACGGAACTGGAGCTTACCGAGGCGCAGCTCACCCAGGCAGAGGCTCTTTTTGACCGCATGAAGAATCGCGCCGTCGCACTGGGTGAGCGCTACGTTGCGGCCGAGCGGGAGCTGAACGATCTCTTTGAGAATGGCGGCGCCACCTCATCCAAGGTTGACTCCCTGCTCACCGCCATTGGAGGCCTGCAGGGACAACTCCGCGCGGTACATGTGAAGGCACATATCCAGATGAAGGAAATCCTCAGCCCGCAGCAGATCACCCGCTACGACCAAATCCGCGGCTACACCGGGGAGGGCGAAGAGGACGCCTCCCACGAGCATCACCGGCCGTAA
- a CDS encoding methyltransferase domain-containing protein, whose translation MNILSRLRSASLLACTAFLLAAGAASCQDASSDVRWLIDVLELKQGSVVADVGAGDGDQTLQVAHHVGPEGRVFSTELGEESVAELREEIEEAGLENVTVLEGHPLRTNLPEACCQAIYMRRVYHHITDPPAFNRSLFVSLQPGGRLAIIEFTPRGEEAEAGGRASGSSHGVTAQTVIKEVTAAGFELVDDKRTSGRDVYLVFRKPAEEEQD comes from the coding sequence ATGAACATCCTATCGCGACTCCGTTCCGCCAGCCTTCTCGCCTGCACCGCCTTCCTGCTGGCCGCAGGCGCCGCCTCCTGCCAGGACGCCTCCTCCGACGTCCGCTGGCTCATCGACGTGCTGGAGCTCAAGCAGGGCTCGGTGGTAGCCGACGTGGGCGCCGGGGACGGCGACCAGACCCTGCAGGTGGCCCACCATGTGGGACCCGAAGGCAGGGTCTTCAGCACGGAGCTGGGCGAGGAGTCGGTGGCCGAACTGCGCGAGGAAATCGAGGAGGCCGGCCTTGAAAACGTAACGGTACTCGAGGGACATCCCCTGCGGACCAACCTGCCCGAGGCGTGCTGCCAGGCCATCTACATGCGCCGGGTCTACCACCATATCACCGACCCGCCCGCCTTCAACAGAAGTCTTTTTGTATCGCTTCAGCCCGGCGGACGACTGGCCATTATTGAATTCACCCCGCGCGGTGAGGAGGCGGAAGCCGGCGGCAGGGCTTCCGGCAGCAGCCACGGTGTTACCGCTCAGACGGTGATCAAGGAGGTCACCGCCGCCGGCTTTGAACTGGTCGACGACAAACGCACGTCCGGACGCGATGTCTACCTGGTGTTCCGCAAGCCGGCCGAAGAAGAGCAGGATTAG
- a CDS encoding ferritin, with protein MIKSNIEEEINNQIQEEFQSAYAYLAMSAWFEEKSLSGFASWLKAQWQEEIEHAMKFYNHLIQRDGRPILQDIEKPKVQFDSPRKAFELALEQEQHITKRIHKMYKLAREEDDYPLESLLHWFIDEQVEEEEMVHDIIDKLKLVGEEGSGLYLLDREMGERQGQNGNEAEQSKN; from the coding sequence ATGATTAAGTCAAATATAGAAGAAGAAATAAACAATCAGATTCAAGAAGAGTTTCAGTCGGCGTATGCTTATTTGGCAATGTCGGCGTGGTTTGAAGAAAAAAGCCTCAGTGGCTTTGCAAGCTGGCTGAAAGCCCAGTGGCAAGAGGAAATAGAACATGCCATGAAGTTCTATAATCACCTGATTCAAAGAGACGGGCGACCAATATTACAAGATATTGAAAAACCAAAAGTGCAATTTGATTCTCCGCGGAAAGCGTTCGAATTGGCTCTTGAACAGGAGCAGCATATTACTAAACGTATCCACAAGATGTATAAGCTTGCCAGAGAGGAAGACGATTATCCGCTCGAAAGTTTATTACATTGGTTCATTGATGAACAGGTAGAGGAAGAGGAGATGGTGCACGATATTATTGATAAACTAAAATTAGTTGGAGAAGAAGGTTCTGGACTGTACTTACTAGACCGCGAGATGGGAGAAAGACAAGGCCAGAATGGAAATGAAGCAGAGCAAAGCAAAAACTAA
- a CDS encoding glycoside hydrolase family 43 protein, which yields MRHRIPTLLACLSLILLLASCSGEPPSDDEETARAGNPVIEGWYADPEANIYGDTYWIFPTLSDYYGEPDTLTGFSEEQLALRENAINDQYLMQTWFDIFSSPDLVNWTKHEKVLKLTDVSWGAYSLWAPSAIQANGQYYLFFGANDIQSNTEPGGIGVAVADQPEGPYRDALGEPLISEFHNGAQPIDQFVFRDDDGQHYMYYGGWGHCNVVKLSDDLLSLEPFEDGEIFKEVTPDSYVEGSFVFKRDGRYYFMWSEGGWTGPDYSVAYAIGDSPTGPFERVGKILVQDSTVARGAGHHSVINPPDSDKWYIVYHRRPLDTDDPHHRAVSIDRMYFDEEGYIEPVQMTFEGVEAHPLD from the coding sequence ATGCGCCACCGAATCCCAACCCTCCTTGCCTGCCTCTCCCTGATCCTCCTGCTGGCATCCTGCTCCGGCGAACCGCCGTCCGACGACGAAGAGACCGCCCGCGCCGGCAACCCGGTGATCGAGGGCTGGTACGCTGATCCAGAGGCCAATATCTACGGGGACACCTACTGGATTTTCCCCACGCTGTCGGACTATTACGGCGAACCTGACACCCTCACTGGCTTCAGCGAGGAACAGCTGGCGCTCCGCGAAAACGCCATCAACGACCAGTACCTGATGCAGACCTGGTTTGACATCTTCTCCTCGCCCGACCTGGTGAACTGGACCAAACACGAAAAAGTACTGAAGCTTACCGACGTCTCCTGGGGCGCCTACTCCCTCTGGGCCCCCTCCGCCATCCAGGCCAACGGACAGTACTACCTCTTTTTCGGGGCCAACGACATTCAGAGCAACACCGAGCCGGGCGGCATCGGCGTGGCGGTGGCGGACCAGCCCGAGGGGCCCTATCGGGATGCCCTGGGCGAGCCGCTCATCAGCGAGTTCCACAACGGCGCACAGCCCATTGACCAGTTCGTCTTCCGCGACGACGACGGACAGCACTACATGTATTACGGTGGATGGGGACACTGCAACGTGGTGAAGCTGAGCGATGACCTGCTGAGCCTGGAGCCTTTTGAGGACGGGGAGATTTTCAAGGAGGTCACCCCGGACAGCTACGTGGAGGGCTCCTTCGTGTTCAAGCGCGACGGGCGCTACTACTTCATGTGGTCGGAAGGCGGATGGACGGGACCTGACTACAGCGTGGCCTACGCCATAGGCGACTCACCCACCGGACCCTTCGAACGGGTGGGCAAGATCCTGGTGCAGGATTCCACCGTGGCACGCGGGGCGGGACATCACTCCGTGATCAATCCGCCCGACTCCGACAAGTGGTACATCGTCTACCACCGCCGTCCACTGGACACCGACGATCCGCACCACCGGGCGGTCTCTATCGACCGGATGTACTTCGACGAGGAAGGCTACATCGAGCCGGTGCAGATGACGTTTGAAGGCGTGGAAGCGCACCCGCTGGACTGA
- a CDS encoding type II toxin-antitoxin system RelE/ParE family toxin — MAQVIWTEPALQELDEIADYSSLDNPKSAKNLVQEVFSKVKRLKRQPDSGNILQEIPDSIYQQMIVSPCRIFFRHEKESGRVFIIHILRFEQLLYLKTLKAR, encoded by the coding sequence ATGGCTCAAGTAATTTGGACGGAACCGGCTCTTCAGGAGTTGGATGAAATTGCGGATTACAGCTCTTTGGACAATCCCAAAAGTGCAAAAAATCTTGTCCAAGAGGTTTTCAGTAAAGTTAAACGACTTAAGCGTCAGCCCGACAGTGGAAATATTCTTCAGGAGATTCCAGACTCCATCTATCAACAAATGATCGTATCTCCATGCCGTATATTCTTTCGGCATGAAAAAGAATCAGGCCGGGTCTTTATCATCCACATCCTACGGTTTGAGCAACTGCTTTATCTTAAGACACTGAAGGCCAGATAA
- a CDS encoding type II toxin-antitoxin system prevent-host-death family antitoxin, protein MKTEIVTTLKRHATKLLEELHEEKEPVLITEHGKPSAYLVDVEHFEEIQRKLKLLEGLARGEKAILEGRVVPHEKAEERMARWLK, encoded by the coding sequence ATGAAGACAGAAATCGTCACTACCCTCAAGCGTCACGCAACCAAGCTCCTGGAAGAGCTTCACGAAGAAAAGGAACCGGTGCTAATTACCGAGCATGGTAAACCCTCCGCCTATCTCGTAGACGTGGAGCATTTCGAAGAAATCCAGAGAAAGTTAAAACTCCTGGAGGGATTGGCTCGGGGGGAAAAAGCTATTCTCGAAGGACGGGTGGTCCCTCATGAAAAAGCCGAGGAGCGAATGGCTCGATGGCTCAAGTAA
- a CDS encoding type II toxin-antitoxin system RelE/ParE family toxin has product MIIKFHSEARKEFFKAADYYEEQVVGLGDAFINEVEKVFDVIEQHPSSGTKITPSERRFLVSRFPYGVIYSVEDDLIKIFAIMDLRQKPGYWKPRT; this is encoded by the coding sequence GTGATAATAAAATTTCATTCGGAAGCCAGAAAAGAATTTTTTAAAGCTGCTGATTATTACGAAGAGCAAGTAGTTGGCCTTGGGGATGCCTTTATCAATGAGGTAGAGAAAGTGTTTGACGTGATTGAACAGCATCCATCATCAGGAACCAAGATAACGCCATCCGAACGAAGGTTTTTAGTTTCCCGATTTCCATATGGTGTTATTTACTCAGTAGAGGATGATCTAATTAAAATATTTGCCATCATGGATTTGAGACAAAAGCCGGGTTATTGGAAACCTCGTACATAA
- the katG gene encoding catalase/peroxidase HPI — MGNDTGQNSHAQEMEGDISKCPFHNGSQRQSAGGGTANRDWWPNKLNLDILRQHTSKSDPMGEDFDYAGEFQKLDLKEVKEDIFDVMTDSQEWWPADWGHYGPLFIRMAWHSAGTYRVADGRGGAATGNQRFAPVSAWPDNVSLDKARRLLWPVKQKYGRKLSWGDLMILAGNCALESMGFETFGFGGGRVDVFEPEKDINWGPENEWLADERHDDDGNLEGRLAADHMGLIYVNPEGPNGEPDPAKSAKFIRQSFKRMAMDDYETVALIAGGHTFGKVHGAAPEEHNGPDPEEAPIEQQGLGWSNDYGTGKGPDTITSGLEGAWTDHPIEWDMGFFENLFNYEWELTKSPAGKYQWAPKNEEAQETVPDAHDSDKKNAPMMLTTDLALKVDPEYEKICRHFWENSDEFADAFARAWFKLVHRDMGPKSRYLGSEVPEEDLLWQDPIPEVDHELVDENDIDDLKEKILDSALTVSELVSAAWASASTYRGSDMRGGANGARVRLAPQNNWEVNKPEQLDRVLDTLEEIREQFNQSQSGDKQISLADIIVLGGCAGVEQAAQDAGHDVSVPFTPGRADASAEQTDEESFEWLKPEADGFRNYYNPGLRKATPEELLVDKSQLLALSPPEMTVLLGGMRVLDTNYDDSDHGVFTDRPGTLSNDFFLNLLDLSTEWKPRTDERKVFEGRDRDSGEVKWTATRADLVFGANSELRALAEVYGSADSEEKFVDDFVAAWDKVMNLDRFDLK; from the coding sequence ATGGGTAACGATACCGGTCAGAACAGCCACGCACAGGAAATGGAAGGCGATATCTCCAAATGCCCCTTTCACAACGGTTCGCAGCGCCAGAGTGCAGGCGGCGGCACCGCCAACCGCGACTGGTGGCCGAACAAGCTGAATCTTGACATCCTCCGCCAGCACACCTCCAAGTCCGACCCGATGGGAGAGGATTTCGACTATGCCGGGGAATTCCAGAAGCTGGACCTGAAGGAGGTCAAGGAGGACATCTTCGACGTAATGACCGACTCCCAGGAGTGGTGGCCGGCTGACTGGGGACACTACGGGCCGCTGTTCATCCGCATGGCCTGGCACAGCGCAGGCACCTACCGCGTGGCCGACGGCCGAGGGGGTGCCGCCACGGGCAACCAGCGTTTCGCGCCCGTGAGCGCCTGGCCTGACAACGTGAGCCTGGACAAGGCGCGCCGCCTGCTCTGGCCCGTCAAGCAGAAGTACGGACGCAAGCTCTCCTGGGGCGATCTTATGATTCTCGCCGGGAACTGCGCCCTGGAGTCCATGGGCTTCGAAACCTTCGGCTTCGGGGGAGGACGCGTGGACGTCTTCGAACCCGAGAAGGATATCAACTGGGGACCCGAGAACGAATGGCTGGCCGATGAGCGCCACGACGACGACGGCAACCTGGAGGGGCGCCTGGCCGCAGACCATATGGGACTCATTTATGTGAATCCCGAGGGACCCAACGGCGAGCCGGATCCTGCCAAGTCCGCCAAGTTTATCCGCCAGTCCTTTAAACGCATGGCCATGGACGATTACGAGACCGTGGCCCTGATTGCCGGGGGACACACCTTCGGGAAGGTGCACGGCGCGGCTCCCGAGGAGCACAACGGACCCGATCCCGAGGAAGCTCCCATCGAGCAGCAGGGACTGGGCTGGTCCAACGACTACGGCACCGGCAAGGGCCCCGACACCATCACCAGTGGACTGGAGGGCGCCTGGACCGACCATCCGATCGAATGGGATATGGGCTTTTTCGAGAACCTCTTCAACTACGAATGGGAGCTGACCAAAAGCCCTGCCGGCAAGTACCAGTGGGCGCCCAAGAACGAGGAGGCGCAGGAGACCGTGCCCGATGCGCACGATTCCGACAAGAAAAACGCGCCCATGATGCTGACCACGGACCTCGCCCTGAAGGTGGATCCGGAGTACGAGAAAATATGCCGACACTTCTGGGAGAACTCCGACGAGTTCGCCGACGCCTTCGCCCGCGCCTGGTTCAAACTGGTGCACCGGGATATGGGACCCAAATCGCGTTACCTGGGTTCTGAGGTTCCGGAGGAAGACCTGCTTTGGCAGGATCCCATCCCCGAGGTGGACCATGAGCTGGTGGACGAGAACGACATTGACGATCTGAAGGAGAAGATCCTCGACTCCGCCCTTACAGTTTCCGAGCTGGTCTCCGCCGCCTGGGCGTCGGCCTCCACCTACCGCGGATCCGACATGCGCGGAGGCGCCAACGGTGCGCGGGTGCGCCTGGCTCCCCAGAACAACTGGGAGGTGAACAAGCCCGAGCAGCTTGACAGGGTGCTTGACACCCTGGAGGAAATCCGGGAGCAGTTCAACCAGTCGCAGTCCGGCGACAAGCAGATCTCCCTGGCCGACATAATTGTGCTGGGAGGCTGCGCCGGTGTCGAACAGGCGGCCCAGGATGCCGGACACGACGTGAGCGTACCCTTCACGCCGGGACGTGCCGACGCCTCGGCCGAACAGACCGACGAGGAGTCTTTCGAGTGGCTCAAGCCCGAAGCCGACGGTTTCCGCAACTACTACAACCCCGGCCTGCGCAAGGCCACGCCCGAGGAGCTGCTGGTGGACAAGTCGCAGCTGCTCGCTCTTTCCCCGCCTGAAATGACCGTGCTGCTGGGCGGCATGCGGGTGCTGGACACCAACTACGACGACTCCGATCACGGGGTCTTCACCGACCGCCCCGGCACCCTTTCCAACGACTTCTTCCTGAACCTGCTCGACCTGAGCACCGAATGGAAGCCCAGGACCGATGAGCGCAAGGTCTTCGAGGGACGCGACCGCGACTCCGGCGAGGTGAAGTGGACGGCCACCCGTGCAGATCTTGTTTTCGGCGCCAACTCCGAGCTCCGCGCCCTTGCGGAGGTCTACGGTAGCGCGGACTCCGAAGAAAAGTTTGTGGATGACTTCGTAGCCGCCTGGGACAAGGTGATGAACCTGGACCGCTTCGACCTGAAGTAG
- a CDS encoding addiction module protein, translating into MITDIKEIEKSALNLDRRDKARLADLLLKSIHGDIDPDVEQAWIQEVQKRKKTLESGEASLHSASEVLDEARKRIQK; encoded by the coding sequence ATGATTACTGACATAAAAGAGATTGAAAAATCTGCTCTGAATTTGGATAGGAGGGATAAAGCACGTCTGGCTGATCTACTCTTGAAGAGCATCCATGGCGATATTGATCCCGATGTCGAGCAAGCCTGGATTCAGGAAGTACAAAAGAGAAAAAAAACGCTGGAATCCGGAGAAGCTTCCTTGCACTCTGCTTCAGAGGTTTTAGATGAAGCGAGAAAACGTATTCAAAAGTGA
- a CDS encoding MazE family transcriptional regulator produces MIKKLQNIGNSRGIILEKALLKLLKVEEDDKVEIIPQDEGLLIKKVDAQSAYREVSKKHRKSLDKLGE; encoded by the coding sequence ATGATTAAAAAACTGCAAAATATTGGTAACAGCCGAGGTATCATCTTGGAGAAAGCTCTTCTCAAACTTCTCAAGGTTGAAGAAGACGATAAGGTGGAAATCATTCCCCAAGACGAAGGACTTCTTATCAAAAAAGTGGATGCCCAATCGGCCTACAGGGAAGTCAGCAAAAAGCACCGCAAATCCCTTGATAAGCTGGGTGAGTAA
- a CDS encoding N-acetyltransferase, translating to MVIRKEEPKDHGAVRALNTAAFESTSEAALVERLRRETEPTISLVAEEDGEIVGHIFFSPVSIDGHPELKAMGLGPMAVLPGRQRSGIGAGLVKEGLQKCRELQACAVVVLGHPAYYPRFGFVPAHHFGLSCTWEVPPEAFMALQLTAGCLEQVSGTVRYHPAFADA from the coding sequence ATGGTCATCCGAAAAGAAGAACCAAAAGACCACGGCGCCGTCCGCGCCTTAAACACCGCCGCCTTTGAATCCACCTCAGAAGCGGCGTTGGTGGAACGTCTGCGCAGGGAAACCGAACCCACGATCTCCCTGGTCGCCGAGGAGGATGGAGAAATTGTGGGACACATCTTCTTCTCCCCGGTCTCCATCGACGGCCACCCTGAGCTGAAAGCCATGGGACTGGGTCCGATGGCGGTGCTTCCCGGCCGCCAGCGAAGCGGCATCGGAGCTGGGCTGGTCAAAGAGGGCCTTCAGAAATGCCGTGAGCTGCAGGCCTGTGCCGTGGTGGTGCTGGGACACCCGGCCTACTATCCGCGTTTCGGCTTTGTACCTGCACATCATTTTGGACTTTCCTGTACGTGGGAGGTACCCCCGGAGGCCTTCATGGCCCTTCAACTCACGGCCGGCTGCCTGGAGCAGGTCTCCGGAACCGTGCGCTACCATCCCGCTTTTGCTGATGCCTGA
- a CDS encoding SEC-C metal-binding domain-containing protein — protein MSDTPDRNDPCPCGSGRKYKNCCMEKERSSLKSNLGVIGLIIAIILGIYFTSIALSGGDNAQDCPPGEQWSATHQHCH, from the coding sequence ATGTCTGACACGCCCGACCGAAACGATCCCTGCCCCTGCGGAAGCGGACGCAAGTACAAAAACTGCTGCATGGAAAAGGAGCGTTCATCGCTGAAATCCAACCTGGGGGTTATTGGACTGATTATCGCGATTATACTGGGCATCTACTTTACCAGTATTGCCCTTTCAGGCGGCGACAATGCGCAGGACTGTCCGCCGGGCGAGCAGTGGTCGGCCACGCACCAGCACTGCCATTAA
- a CDS encoding type II toxin-antitoxin system death-on-curing family toxin, whose product MNDPSFLSLEDILFIHNQEIQAAGGEPNIRDNDGIKACVEAPKASFSGEYLQDLFGMAASYIACLTTRHPFVDGNKRTALASALTFLYLNGYGVEESHDEELADLVLDFVTKKKSKEDVAKHLAAHVSLKD is encoded by the coding sequence ATGAACGATCCCTCCTTTCTATCCCTGGAGGATATTCTGTTTATCCACAACCAGGAAATTCAAGCTGCCGGGGGAGAGCCCAACATCCGGGATAATGATGGCATCAAGGCATGCGTCGAAGCTCCCAAAGCCAGCTTCAGTGGAGAGTATCTGCAGGACCTATTCGGCATGGCCGCCAGCTACATTGCTTGCCTGACTACCCGACATCCCTTCGTCGACGGTAACAAAAGAACAGCCTTGGCTTCTGCCTTGACCTTTTTATATCTGAACGGATATGGAGTGGAGGAATCCCATGATGAAGAACTGGCTGATCTGGTGTTAGACTTCGTGACCAAGAAAAAATCCAAGGAGGACGTCGCCAAGCATCTTGCTGCCCACGTCTCTCTAAAGGATTAA
- a CDS encoding transcriptional regulator, which yields MVRNVSFNDLHKAFESRIRLGIMSALAVNDSLDFTSLKEYLDVTDGNLASHLKTLEKEEFIGVDKSFVDRKPNTSYYMTEEGRDAFERHLAALEKIIESQK from the coding sequence ATGGTTAGAAACGTATCCTTTAACGACCTGCACAAGGCTTTCGAGAGCCGCATACGCCTGGGCATCATGTCCGCCCTGGCGGTAAACGACTCACTCGACTTCACCTCACTCAAGGAGTATCTGGATGTAACCGACGGCAACCTGGCCAGCCACCTGAAGACCCTCGAGAAGGAAGAGTTCATCGGGGTGGACAAATCCTTCGTCGATCGCAAGCCCAACACCAGTTATTATATGACGGAGGAGGGACGCGATGCTTTCGAGAGGCACCTGGCGGCCCTTGAGAAGATTATCGAATCGCAAAAATAG
- a CDS encoding histidine kinase dimerization/phosphoacceptor domain -containing protein has protein sequence MYISSLNAGLLSTVIGRESLIRLSDPIKVKLYNKLSRLNALHVAVIYGVVSVLWIVFSDRILLQLVDSPDVVARYQTVKGLVFVSLSTLLVYLLVKASHNKLNETLLEKEVLLSEIHHRVKNNLALISSLIQLQAYQEEHKRTSDTLLKSVRRVGSIALVHEHVYQSESLANIPFDELVPGLVELVTQHFQLSEGNPSLQAEPVRLNVTQAVSCALFLNEALSYVCQQSNTGSREPTLRIVLTREEDSTVMEVHSDSPPGEFPADPSDYQILELELLELLSQQLDGTLRIHMDDGLHISVSFDGSKDFRGRAAHHNI, from the coding sequence TTGTATATATCCAGCCTGAATGCCGGTCTCCTCTCCACCGTCATAGGCCGGGAATCGCTGATCCGTTTATCCGACCCGATCAAGGTGAAGCTATACAACAAACTGTCCAGATTGAATGCGCTTCACGTAGCTGTGATATACGGCGTGGTTTCCGTGCTCTGGATCGTCTTTTCCGACCGCATCCTCCTGCAGCTGGTGGACAGCCCCGATGTCGTCGCCCGGTACCAGACCGTAAAGGGACTGGTCTTCGTCAGCCTCTCCACCCTGCTGGTCTACCTCCTGGTGAAGGCCAGCCACAACAAACTAAATGAGACGCTCCTGGAGAAGGAGGTGCTGCTCTCGGAGATCCACCACCGCGTTAAAAACAACCTGGCCCTCATCTCAAGTCTCATCCAACTGCAGGCCTACCAGGAGGAGCACAAGCGGACCTCGGACACCCTGCTCAAGAGTGTACGGCGAGTGGGGTCCATTGCGCTGGTGCACGAACACGTCTACCAGTCGGAAAGCCTGGCGAATATTCCCTTCGACGAACTGGTGCCCGGACTGGTGGAGCTGGTCACTCAACATTTTCAGCTGTCGGAGGGCAACCCATCGCTGCAGGCCGAACCGGTCCGTCTCAACGTTACGCAGGCGGTCTCCTGCGCCCTCTTCCTCAACGAAGCGCTCAGCTATGTCTGCCAGCAGAGCAATACCGGCAGCCGGGAACCCACTCTTCGCATCGTACTCACTCGCGAGGAGGACTCCACCGTCATGGAGGTCCATTCGGATTCCCCGCCCGGCGAGTTTCCAGCGGACCCGTCCGACTACCAGATCCTGGAGCTGGAATTGCTGGAACTCCTATCCCAGCAGCTCGACGGTACCCTACGCATTCATATGGATGACGGGCTGCACATCTCCGTTTCGTTTGACGGCAGCAAGGATTTCCGGGGACGCGCCGCCCATCACAACATCTGA